The genome window GAAGCATTGCATTAGAAGAAGTCTATCGAAAAATTATTATGAAATACAAGAGCGTCTTCCTTAGAAAAGAACTCGCTGTGCAAAAAGAAAGACAGAAGATATTTGTTGACATTCACGATCATATGGGTTCGAATATTTTAGATTTGAAAAAATCCTTGAGTGAACTTTCGCAAACTACTTCTAACAAATCAGACAATTTAGACAAAGCAAAGCAAGCCATTTACAAGCTAAAGACAATCTTAGAATGAAATGTATTCTATCAAAGACTTGGAAATACTAAGAAAAGACCCACTCAATGGAATTCGTCTATTGGTAGTCGACGTTATGCGACATATGATAGGGAGATTAATTTCTTCTGTGAAGAAGCACTCTATGATATTACAGAGAATAGATTTTCCAACAAACTAATCAAAGTTCTATTTTTCTCACAAGAAAATGGAACGAATGATTTAAAATATGGGTATGGTCTTTCGGAATGGAAATTTTAGATATAAGGAAAACTTATGCTTAGAAGTTATCAGCCCAACGAGATATACAATCGATCAAAAGGGAAGGTAATGGAAAAGAAACATTGCGATTCGGTTACGTGAAATTGGCGGTTACGATCTTTATTGCGAAGAGAAGGATAAGTTTCATTCGTCGTTTTATTTTCCTTACACAGAAATGTAAGCTTTTGGAAAGTGCGCTGTTTTGCGTATTGCTTTTCTTTAAGAACAATGTATAGTTTAACCTAAGATGAATTCAGATTGTAAGGTGGGGTGTATGAAAATGAGAAATTTTGAGGAGCTCGTCTGAAGAAGAACTTTTGAATGTATCAAAAGTATTTATTTGGAAGGAGAATGCGGAAGATTGTTATCGGGATAATAATCTCCCAGGAAGTCTAGATATTCTGCTTGTAGACATTGGTCTTCCTGATATGAGTGGGATTGATTTAATCCAAGTTAGTCAAAAGCTTCCGGCTCTAAAAATGCCTGCTAGTCATCTCAGGTATTTCATCCGATGACACCATCTTTCAGGCTCTACAGTTTTGGGGCTAATGGCTACATTTGGAAAAATGAATTGAAGAGAATTAAAATCCTGCACGTTGAGGATATTTTAAATGATGGCTCTGTCATGTCGCCCTCGATTGGAATTAGAGTCTTACACTTTTCGTTTCACGCTTATGCCCTACAGAAGAAGCATAAGCAAGAAAAGCTCTTCCAGAACTTATTATTATGTCGGGAATGAAAAACAACAAGATTGCATTTCAACTTGGTATTTCAAGGGGTACCATACAACCCCATGTCAATAACATCTATAAAAAACTTCACGTTACCAATCGAGTCGAGCTAATGAAAAAAGCCTCTGAGATGACGGATCCTTCTAGGTAACCAATATGCAAACTAAACACACAGATTCTCGAGCCTCAGGCGTTAAAAATGGAAGAAACATGATCTATTTGGAAGGAGAATAATTTTACTTGAGATATTCCAATCATTGACCTGCATCATACATGGCTTTTGTATGGTTACTGTTACAATTAGAAGAAGTAAGCAAAAGTACAAATTCTCCTGAGTCAATTGAAAGAATAGACTCGATCATTTCTGATTTAGTAAATTTTGTTACGGAGCATTTTGGGTAGAGGAATGTCTTCCTGGATTACGCAAGAAATTTTCCCGGAAACAAAAAGCATTTGATTCAGCATAGGAGGCTTCGTCGAAGAGATTTCGCAAAACATTTCCTACAGGCAAATTAATACGAACGAGCAGATATCTGAATTTATAAGAATCTAAGGGAGTGGCTGATAAAACATATTTTAGTAGAA of Leptospiraceae bacterium contains these proteins:
- a CDS encoding response regulator transcription factor, with product MKNNKIAFQLGISRGTIQPHVNNIYKKLHVTNRVELMKKASEMTDPSR